The following are encoded together in the Parabacteroides chongii genome:
- a CDS encoding site-specific integrase — translation MERKRFSVLFFIKRSKLLKNGEAPVRVRVTYDRLYVELQLKRSVKVPLWSQEKEKSTGKDRNSVELNHYIDALRVKFYQIYQDLELEGKIISARAIVNRYQGKDETFKTLYNVFKEHNDNCRKLIGTDYADITVRRYDNCLKYLMELVKRDYKVDDILLREVNGELVRKFDLYLKTEKHCAQNTVIRYMKCFKKVINLAIANEWLTKNPFAGIKFHEVEVNKQFLSQAEINRIWQKEFRIERLELVRDVFIFCVYTGLAFIDVYNLRPEHISEDGNGNLWIVKPREKTNNVCNIPLLSIPKQILEKYKDNPYCMDKGTLLPVPCNQKMNSYLKEIADLCGIKKNLTTHTARHSFASVIALANNVSLPNVAKMLGHSSTRMTQHYAKVLDQTILRDMQAVEKQLFV, via the coding sequence ATGGAAAGAAAAAGATTCAGCGTGTTGTTCTTCATCAAGCGTAGCAAACTGTTAAAAAACGGGGAAGCACCCGTGCGTGTGCGTGTCACTTATGACCGCCTATACGTGGAACTTCAACTAAAGCGGAGCGTAAAAGTCCCACTTTGGTCGCAGGAAAAAGAGAAATCGACAGGCAAAGACCGAAACTCCGTGGAACTTAACCATTACATTGACGCCCTGCGTGTGAAATTCTATCAGATTTACCAAGACTTAGAACTGGAGGGAAAGATTATCTCCGCACGTGCCATAGTGAACCGCTATCAGGGAAAGGACGAGACTTTCAAGACATTATACAATGTGTTCAAGGAGCATAACGACAACTGCCGGAAGCTAATCGGGACGGATTATGCCGATATTACCGTAAGACGTTACGATAACTGCCTTAAATACCTCATGGAACTAGTTAAACGTGACTACAAGGTAGATGATATACTACTGCGTGAGGTAAACGGGGAACTGGTGCGTAAATTCGATTTATACCTAAAGACGGAGAAACATTGCGCGCAGAACACCGTTATCCGGTACATGAAATGCTTCAAGAAAGTGATAAACCTTGCCATTGCCAACGAGTGGCTGACAAAGAACCCGTTTGCCGGAATCAAGTTTCACGAGGTAGAGGTAAACAAACAGTTCCTAAGTCAAGCCGAGATAAACCGGATATGGCAGAAAGAGTTCAGGATTGAACGGCTGGAACTGGTACGGGATGTTTTTATCTTTTGCGTATATACCGGGCTGGCATTCATAGACGTGTATAATCTGCGCCCCGAACATATTTCAGAGGACGGCAACGGTAATCTGTGGATAGTGAAACCCCGTGAAAAGACAAACAATGTCTGTAACATCCCGCTTTTGAGCATTCCCAAACAGATACTTGAAAAGTATAAGGATAACCCCTACTGTATGGATAAAGGAACTTTGTTGCCCGTTCCCTGCAATCAGAAGATGAACAGCTACCTGAAAGAGATTGCCGACCTGTGCGGTATCAAAAAGAACCTGACCACGCACACAGCCCGCCACAGTTTTGCATCGGTTATCGCACTGGCTAACAACGTGTCACTACCGAACGTGGCTAAAATGCTGGGGCATTCATCCACCCGAATGACACAGCACTACGCAAAGGTATTAGACCAAACGATACTAAGGGATATGCAAGCCGTTGAAAAACAACTATTTGTATAA
- a CDS encoding ImmA/IrrE family metallo-endopeptidase, with product MNNIDIELSKVIDAAVQSSIDIGQVASLKDLYKEKKNSLNLSDRQIQKILGMDSKTINPILNGTAKQINFINVVKLAHFLGLSVNDLIKVYVPELAPKQIGEIQRAREAGYIVENFDVSILVKMKFFNSNASSKDMSDKIKRFFDIDNIYSYSENSLLPVFSRSKRNSNDLMRNFWIQSAFIQFKSIANPNPYIRKELVELIPKIRPYTRDIKNGLIRVLKALFRIGVTVIYQPSLEKIQVRGATMIINDKPCIVLSNLQNNYPTLWFTLLHELHHVLFDFEEIKKQTYHISNNEGDIFLMNEEQADNFACEYLLNESRLKFASGYITSHYNIEKLAKEWGVHSSIIYAMYCYKTNEWAFYNKYIPKMNEALELINTHPFEKETLMESVQQIKEFLYN from the coding sequence ATGAACAATATAGACATAGAACTTAGTAAAGTAATTGATGCAGCTGTTCAATCTTCAATCGATATAGGTCAGGTTGCATCCTTAAAGGATTTATACAAAGAAAAGAAAAATTCACTAAACTTATCAGATAGACAGATTCAGAAAATTTTAGGAATGGATTCTAAAACTATAAATCCTATATTAAATGGAACTGCTAAACAAATCAATTTCATAAATGTAGTAAAATTGGCTCATTTTTTAGGTCTGTCTGTTAATGACCTAATAAAAGTTTACGTACCAGAATTAGCTCCTAAACAAATAGGAGAAATCCAACGAGCAAGAGAAGCAGGATATATCGTTGAAAATTTTGATGTATCTATCCTTGTTAAGATGAAGTTTTTTAATTCCAATGCTTCATCTAAAGATATGAGTGATAAAATCAAACGCTTTTTTGACATTGATAATATTTACAGTTACTCGGAAAATTCTTTGCTTCCCGTTTTTAGTCGCTCTAAAAGAAACTCGAATGATTTAATGCGTAATTTTTGGATACAATCTGCGTTTATCCAATTTAAATCTATTGCAAATCCCAATCCATACATAAGAAAAGAATTAGTTGAATTAATACCCAAAATTAGACCATACACAAGAGATATAAAAAATGGTCTAATTAGAGTTCTGAAAGCACTATTTCGTATTGGGGTCACAGTTATATATCAACCAAGTTTAGAAAAAATACAAGTTAGAGGAGCTACTATGATAATAAATGATAAACCATGTATTGTACTTTCTAATTTACAAAATAATTATCCTACATTATGGTTTACTCTTTTACATGAACTACATCATGTACTTTTTGATTTTGAAGAAATCAAAAAACAGACGTATCATATTAGCAATAATGAGGGAGACATATTTTTAATGAATGAAGAACAAGCAGATAATTTTGCTTGTGAATATTTATTAAATGAATCTCGATTAAAATTTGCATCAGGGTATATTACATCACATTACAATATTGAAAAACTAGCTAAAGAATGGGGGGTACACTCCTCTATTATATATGCAATGTATTGTTATAAAACCAACGAATGGGCTTTTTATAATAAATATATACCTAAAATGAATGAAGCCTTAGAGCTTATAAATACTCACCCATTTGAAAAAGAAACGTTAATGGAATCAGTACAACAAATCAAAGAATTTTTATACAATTAA
- a CDS encoding helix-turn-helix domain-containing protein: protein MDLITKDSETTLVLFSSLDRVLENVEYVVMNYRPVLNGEHYLTGEEVCERLCISKRTLQDYRDTGLLGYVQLPGKIIYRESEILDLLERHYRK, encoded by the coding sequence ATGGATTTGATAACGAAAGATTCCGAAACCACGCTGGTACTGTTTTCCTCCCTTGACAGGGTGCTGGAAAATGTGGAGTACGTGGTAATGAACTATCGTCCGGTATTGAACGGTGAACACTACCTGACGGGCGAGGAAGTGTGCGAGCGGCTTTGCATCAGCAAACGGACGTTGCAGGATTACAGGGACACGGGACTGCTGGGATATGTGCAGCTTCCGGGAAAAATCATCTACCGGGAAAGCGAGATTTTAGACCTGCTGGAAAGGCATTACAGAAAATGA
- a CDS encoding helix-turn-helix domain-containing protein: MEIVTIEKRTFELWKQRFENFVGRVDALCVPLRRKRDKWLDNCETCRLLNVSARTMQTYRDTGKLPYSQINNKIYYKASDVETFLLNQVRENSKK, encoded by the coding sequence ATGGAAATAGTGACGATTGAAAAGAGAACCTTTGAACTTTGGAAACAGAGGTTTGAAAACTTTGTGGGGCGTGTGGATGCGCTCTGCGTGCCTTTACGCAGGAAGCGTGACAAGTGGCTGGATAACTGCGAAACCTGCCGTTTGCTGAATGTTTCAGCCCGGACGATGCAGACCTACCGTGATACGGGGAAACTGCCTTATTCGCAGATTAACAATAAGATTTATTACAAGGCTTCGGACGTGGAAACATTTCTGCTCAACCAAGTAAGGGAGAATTCTAAAAAGTAG
- a CDS encoding helix-turn-helix domain-containing protein encodes MNNPFEEIFKRLENIEKMIAPVMGVQPEERQDGKEPVLVKISVASGITGYSVNYLYHLASKGLIPCVKRGRTLRFDMEELKKWMQQQYVPASNRLPDEKEKK; translated from the coding sequence ATGAATAATCCTTTCGAAGAAATTTTCAAACGGCTGGAGAACATCGAAAAGATGATTGCCCCGGTCATGGGCGTACAACCCGAAGAACGGCAGGACGGAAAAGAGCCTGTGTTAGTCAAAATATCCGTTGCCAGCGGCATAACCGGGTATTCGGTCAATTACCTGTACCACTTAGCCAGCAAGGGGCTGATACCGTGTGTCAAGCGTGGGCGTACCCTGCGTTTCGACATGGAGGAACTCAAAAAGTGGATGCAGCAGCAGTATGTCCCGGCTTCTAACAGACTTCCCGATGAAAAAGAAAAGAAGTGA